One part of the Paraglaciecola sp. L3A3 genome encodes these proteins:
- the coxB gene encoding cytochrome c oxidase subunit II: protein MLSVLLASPVFAESKNHIEQYKLNMTQGATEISAEVYDMHMLMFIICVVIGAGVFIAMFISIYFHRKSRGAKPAHFHENVKVEIAWTVIPFIILVGMAVPARNLLIDMEDASEPDVTVLVTGSQWKWHYKYMDSEVEFYSKLATQQEQIQGKFDKGVNYLLEVDRALVIPTGKRVRFLITSDDVIHAWWVPDFAIKQDANPGFINDAWTNVDHPGVYRGQCAELCGKDHGFMPIVVIAKEPAEYEKWIAEQQAIQLKAKQEEQRLLAMNMSLPEAMALGEKVYNANCAACHMPNGEGLPGVFPALKGSQIATADQPKHIAILLDGVTGTAMQSYAKQLSMSELAAVVTYERNAWGNNTGDLVQAKDINAAINGK from the coding sequence ATGCTGTCTGTTTTATTAGCTAGCCCAGTGTTTGCTGAAAGCAAAAATCATATCGAACAATACAAGTTGAACATGACACAAGGTGCGACTGAGATCAGTGCTGAAGTATATGATATGCATATGCTGATGTTTATTATATGTGTTGTGATTGGTGCTGGCGTGTTCATCGCCATGTTCATATCTATATATTTCCATAGAAAATCTAGAGGGGCCAAGCCAGCCCACTTCCACGAAAATGTAAAAGTGGAAATTGCTTGGACAGTTATCCCTTTCATTATTTTGGTTGGAATGGCCGTGCCAGCTCGAAATTTATTAATCGATATGGAAGATGCTAGTGAGCCTGATGTAACTGTGTTGGTCACAGGTTCCCAGTGGAAATGGCATTATAAGTATATGGACAGCGAAGTTGAATTTTATTCAAAGTTGGCCACACAACAAGAGCAAATTCAAGGCAAGTTTGACAAAGGGGTTAATTATCTTTTAGAAGTTGACCGAGCTTTAGTTATTCCTACTGGCAAAAGAGTTCGTTTTCTAATTACTTCAGATGATGTGATACATGCTTGGTGGGTGCCAGATTTTGCCATTAAACAAGATGCTAACCCTGGGTTTATTAATGATGCTTGGACTAACGTAGATCACCCAGGTGTATATCGTGGTCAATGTGCGGAACTATGTGGTAAAGATCACGGTTTTATGCCGATTGTGGTAATAGCTAAAGAACCTGCAGAATATGAAAAATGGATTGCTGAACAACAAGCTATTCAGCTTAAAGCAAAACAAGAAGAGCAACGATTATTGGCGATGAACATGTCTTTACCTGAAGCTATGGCGTTAGGTGAAAAAGTGTATAACGCTAATTGTGCCGCATGTCATATGCCAAATGGTGAAGGATTGCCTGGAGTATTCCCTGCACTTAAAGGCAGTCAAATAGCGACAGCCGACCAACCTAAACATATTGCTATATTATTGGACGGGGTGACAGGTACAGCAATGCAATCTTATGCTAAACAATTGAGTATGTCTGAATTGGCAGCTGTGGTGACTTACGAGCGTAATGCTTGGGGTAATAACACCGGTGATTTGGTTCAGGCCAAAGACATTAACGCAGCGATAAACGGAAAATAG
- the lexA gene encoding transcriptional repressor LexA: MRPLTARQEEVLQLIKTTMLDTGMPPTRAEIARELGFKSANAAEEHLKALARKGVIEILPGTSRGIKLNTPLEDQLEDLGLPLIGQVAAGEPILAQEHVEGHYKVDPSLFKPSADFLLRVNGMSMKDIGILDGDLLAVHRTTDVHNGQVVVARVDEDVTVKRLERKGREVLLHAENADFSPIKVDLATQPFNIEGIAVGVIRNADWM; encoded by the coding sequence ATGCGTCCACTAACTGCGAGACAAGAAGAAGTACTTCAACTAATCAAAACGACTATGTTGGATACTGGAATGCCCCCCACACGTGCAGAAATTGCCCGTGAATTAGGCTTTAAATCGGCTAATGCTGCTGAGGAACATTTAAAGGCTTTAGCTCGTAAAGGGGTAATTGAAATATTGCCCGGTACCTCTAGAGGTATTAAGTTAAATACACCTTTAGAAGATCAACTAGAAGATTTAGGTTTACCGTTAATTGGTCAAGTGGCTGCTGGTGAACCTATTTTGGCTCAAGAACATGTTGAAGGTCATTACAAAGTTGATCCTAGTTTGTTCAAACCTAGTGCCGATTTTTTACTTCGTGTAAACGGCATGAGTATGAAAGATATTGGTATTTTAGATGGTGATCTATTAGCCGTTCATCGCACCACAGATGTACACAATGGCCAAGTAGTAGTTGCACGGGTAGACGAAGATGTGACAGTTAAGCGCTTAGAAAGAAAAGGCCGCGAAGTGTTATTACATGCAGAGAATGCAGACTTTTCGCCTATCAAAGTCGATCTTGCTACCCAACCTTTTAATATTGAAGGTATTGCAGTGGGAGTGATCCGCAACGCAGACTGGATGTAA
- a CDS encoding sorbosone dehydrogenase family protein has protein sequence MKLIIFFTLCALNCLITVQAVKLKTIYQGFKQPVEIKFLPGSSTELLLGEKEGQLNFVDLQHKTKYQVHMFDVESAVEMGLLGVTFAPQFNQNQYIFVNYNPEQGEDRTRVSRFVMVKNKDKQYRLENEKVLIEIDQPRQNHNGGQVAFGPDGYLYIGMGDGGGAGDPDGHGQNTNTLLGNMLRLDINTKDDVPYVVPSDNPFVDKDGFKPEIWAYGIRNPWRFSFADDVLIVADVGQSKVEEVSVVKKGQNMGWNIMEGDLCFKPEKGCNQKGLTLPKITYPRTEGMSITGGFVYTGKLMTELYNHYIYADFILGGVWASKFPELSAPIKLFDAKGINLSTFALDADGEIYSADFASGDLYQLVP, from the coding sequence ATGAAATTGATAATATTTTTTACACTGTGTGCTTTAAATTGCTTAATCACAGTGCAAGCAGTAAAACTAAAAACTATTTACCAAGGCTTTAAACAGCCTGTAGAAATTAAATTTTTGCCTGGATCTAGTACTGAGTTATTACTGGGCGAAAAAGAAGGCCAATTGAACTTTGTTGATCTACAACACAAGACTAAATATCAAGTTCATATGTTTGATGTGGAGTCTGCTGTAGAAATGGGGTTATTAGGTGTGACATTTGCTCCTCAGTTTAACCAAAACCAATATATTTTTGTTAATTATAACCCAGAGCAAGGTGAAGACAGAACACGTGTATCTCGTTTTGTTATGGTCAAAAATAAAGATAAGCAATATCGGTTAGAAAATGAAAAAGTACTGATTGAAATTGACCAACCTCGTCAGAATCATAACGGAGGTCAAGTAGCTTTTGGCCCTGATGGTTATTTGTATATAGGTATGGGAGATGGTGGCGGTGCTGGCGATCCAGATGGCCATGGCCAGAATACAAACACCTTATTAGGTAACATGTTACGCCTCGATATTAATACAAAAGATGACGTGCCTTATGTTGTTCCAAGTGATAACCCTTTTGTGGATAAAGACGGTTTTAAGCCAGAAATTTGGGCTTATGGTATAAGAAACCCTTGGCGTTTCTCGTTTGCTGACGATGTGTTAATTGTGGCTGATGTAGGGCAAAGTAAAGTAGAAGAAGTATCTGTGGTCAAAAAAGGCCAAAATATGGGCTGGAATATCATGGAAGGCGACTTGTGCTTTAAACCTGAAAAAGGCTGTAATCAAAAGGGATTAACTTTGCCTAAGATTACTTATCCACGAACAGAAGGTATGTCCATAACCGGTGGTTTTGTATACACAGGTAAATTAATGACTGAGTTATACAATCATTACATCTATGCCGATTTTATTCTGGGTGGTGTGTGGGCCAGCAAATTTCCTGAACTTTCCGCACCAATCAAATTATTTGATGCTAAAGGTATAAACCTATCCACTTTTGCGTTAGATGCTGATGGTGAAATCTACTCTGCCGACTTTGCCAGCGGTGATTTGTACCAGTTGGTACCCTAG
- the plsB gene encoding glycerol-3-phosphate 1-O-acyltransferase PlsB → MKRVNRLLFAMVTIPIKWLVKVKSIPADLETELGIDKSKPIVYLLRTHSVTDQLALKISAASLGLPKPTAQVDIADTEFPPCLFLRNPSSLLNRKIKNTNIEENASWLFKLHRENSDLDIQIVPVSIHWGRAPGKNMSGWSDVIANQVSPNWLRKFFIVLLLGRDNFVCYSKPVSSRAMSNLEGADDEIARKLIRVAGTHFHRRQQAIAGPNRLERYQLYNAVLGSESVSLAIAEEASHKKITQQRAKAQAKEYLTEIAADYREGIVRWGSSVLTKVWNKIYNGIEIGHAATVRELAQNGHEIIYVPCHRSHMDYLLLTYVIYHEGLVTPHIAAGINLNFPPVGGLLRKAGAFYIRRSFAGNKLYTAVFREYLELLFNKGYSVKYFPEGGRSRTGRLLPPKTGMLAMTLQGLIKGINRPVSIVPVYIGYDHVMEVSSYLKELKGTSKKKESFLQIFSAIKKLKNYGIGHLNFGEPINLANYLDQHEPNWREYREQNSDSRPQWLTPVVNELATDVMSKINQAAAISGMAICATCLLSAKKHAMAQSELEQAIEHYLTLLKDAPYSNRATIPQMSGKELLSNTLKLNKFTVTEDSYGKIISLKNQNAVALTYYRNNIQHLFVLPSLIAAIVFSHNGLAKKQILLLVAKLYPLLKRELFLYMSSEQGSSYAEFLLDNMLNMGLLVAERNKIQPPSPSSEEFYSAWLLSRGIRETLHRYAVVLTLLSKQGSISRSELEQNSRHFAERLSSLHGLSSPEFFDKNVLGCFITALKEQQLVDIDEKGQLQHAELSESLRSDVIKLIEPEIIQRLKQI, encoded by the coding sequence ATGAAAAGGGTGAATAGATTGCTATTTGCAATGGTAACCATTCCCATCAAATGGCTAGTAAAGGTCAAAAGTATCCCAGCAGATTTAGAAACTGAACTAGGCATAGATAAATCTAAACCAATCGTTTATTTACTTAGAACCCACTCAGTGACTGACCAGCTAGCACTAAAAATATCCGCGGCAAGCCTTGGTTTACCTAAACCTACAGCTCAAGTCGATATAGCTGATACTGAATTTCCACCTTGTCTTTTTTTACGTAATCCAAGTTCGCTGTTAAATAGAAAAATTAAAAATACCAATATTGAAGAAAATGCTTCTTGGTTATTTAAATTACACAGAGAAAATTCTGATTTAGATATTCAAATAGTGCCTGTTTCAATTCACTGGGGCCGGGCACCGGGTAAAAACATGTCTGGCTGGTCAGACGTTATAGCCAACCAAGTTTCACCTAACTGGTTGCGAAAGTTTTTTATCGTTTTACTTTTAGGTCGTGACAACTTTGTTTGTTATAGCAAGCCGGTTTCATCTAGGGCTATGAGTAACCTTGAAGGGGCAGATGATGAAATTGCCCGCAAATTAATTCGAGTGGCAGGTACACATTTTCATCGTCGCCAACAAGCTATAGCTGGGCCCAATCGACTAGAACGCTATCAACTATATAATGCTGTATTAGGCTCTGAATCCGTTTCGTTGGCCATAGCAGAAGAAGCTAGCCATAAAAAGATCACCCAACAAAGAGCAAAAGCACAAGCTAAAGAATATTTAACTGAAATCGCCGCAGACTATCGAGAAGGCATAGTAAGATGGGGTTCAAGCGTTTTAACTAAGGTCTGGAACAAAATATATAATGGCATCGAAATAGGTCATGCAGCGACCGTTCGAGAACTTGCTCAAAATGGCCACGAGATCATCTATGTGCCTTGCCACAGAAGTCATATGGACTATTTATTACTGACTTACGTTATCTACCACGAAGGTTTAGTCACCCCCCATATTGCGGCAGGCATAAACCTCAACTTTCCTCCTGTTGGTGGTTTGCTTCGCAAAGCAGGAGCATTTTATATACGTCGAAGTTTTGCTGGTAATAAGCTATATACCGCAGTATTTAGAGAGTACTTAGAGCTACTTTTTAATAAAGGTTACTCGGTGAAATATTTCCCCGAAGGTGGCCGTAGCCGAACTGGACGCTTACTTCCGCCAAAAACAGGTATGCTTGCCATGACCCTACAAGGTCTAATTAAAGGAATAAATCGACCCGTCAGCATTGTGCCTGTTTATATCGGTTACGATCATGTCATGGAAGTATCTAGTTATTTAAAAGAACTCAAAGGTACCAGCAAGAAAAAAGAATCATTTCTGCAAATATTCTCGGCTATCAAAAAACTAAAAAATTATGGTATTGGCCATCTTAATTTTGGGGAACCAATCAACCTTGCAAATTACCTAGATCAACATGAACCTAATTGGCGAGAATACCGCGAACAAAACTCAGATAGCCGACCACAGTGGTTAACACCTGTAGTGAACGAATTAGCCACTGATGTAATGAGTAAAATTAATCAAGCAGCAGCGATTAGTGGTATGGCAATTTGTGCAACTTGTTTGTTGTCAGCCAAAAAACACGCCATGGCTCAATCTGAGCTAGAACAAGCAATAGAGCATTATCTAACCTTGTTAAAAGACGCCCCTTATAGCAATAGAGCGACTATTCCACAAATGAGTGGTAAAGAGCTTTTATCCAATACTCTAAAACTCAATAAATTTACCGTAACCGAAGATAGCTATGGAAAAATAATCTCACTAAAAAATCAAAATGCAGTGGCGTTAACCTACTACCGCAACAATATTCAGCATCTTTTTGTTTTACCAAGCCTGATAGCAGCCATTGTATTTTCCCATAATGGCTTAGCTAAAAAACAAATATTATTATTAGTAGCTAAACTTTATCCTTTGTTAAAACGTGAATTATTTTTATATATGAGTTCAGAGCAAGGGTCTTCGTATGCAGAATTTTTATTAGATAACATGTTAAACATGGGCTTATTGGTTGCTGAAAGAAATAAAATTCAGCCACCTTCACCATCTAGTGAAGAATTTTATAGCGCTTGGTTGTTAAGCCGCGGAATACGTGAAACATTACACAGATATGCGGTAGTACTGACTCTGTTATCGAAGCAAGGCAGTATCAGCCGCAGTGAGTTAGAACAAAATAGTCGACACTTTGCTGAACGGCTATCTAGTTTGCATGGCCTCAGCTCACCAGAATTTTTTGATAAAAATGTATTGGGGTGTTTTATTACAGCGCTAAAAGAACAGCAACTGGTAGATATTGATGAGAAAGGACAACTACAGCATGCAGAACTCAGTGAATCCCTTCGCTCTGATGTTATTAAATTAATAGAACCTGAAATAATCCAACGTTTAAAACAAATTTAA
- a CDS encoding patatin-like phospholipase family protein: MSKLILSLDGGGIRGAAISQFLTHVEKQLSTKHQKSLRDCTDFYAGTSTGGIIALALATTDMAMGDINNLYNYSNAKKIFADNKGWFEVDGINAPKYEAKGKTSILKDSLGTAKLGDVAEGKHILAVAYGVEKRRPYVFKSTKAEYQNLFSYQIADASSAAPTYFPTKELQLPPEKDEHWLIDGGVIANNPTMCAYAEACRLWPTSEKRVLSIGTGSHTRKINGPDSQKWGAVQWMLKGQLIDLLSDEKVVAYQAITITQPGKYIRVNAEMRTQPGLLQAPDDAMDDISKTNIKHLKMLGDFWFKQYGDAVVELLNNSYEGPSLDRIDPATGTPFIYTP; the protein is encoded by the coding sequence ATGTCTAAGCTCATTTTATCTCTTGATGGAGGCGGAATTCGTGGTGCCGCTATCAGCCAATTCTTAACTCATGTAGAAAAACAGCTATCAACAAAACACCAGAAATCGTTACGAGACTGTACTGATTTTTATGCAGGCACAAGTACAGGTGGCATTATAGCATTAGCTTTGGCCACTACAGATATGGCCATGGGCGATATCAATAATTTGTACAATTACAGCAATGCTAAAAAAATATTCGCCGACAATAAAGGTTGGTTTGAAGTAGACGGCATCAATGCTCCAAAATACGAAGCAAAAGGTAAAACCTCAATACTAAAAGATAGCTTGGGCACTGCTAAGCTCGGTGATGTAGCTGAAGGTAAACATATATTAGCAGTGGCTTACGGGGTAGAAAAACGTCGGCCTTATGTGTTTAAATCCACCAAAGCAGAATATCAAAATTTATTCTCTTACCAAATTGCCGATGCTTCTAGCGCGGCTCCAACTTATTTTCCTACTAAGGAATTACAGCTACCACCAGAAAAAGACGAACACTGGTTAATAGACGGCGGCGTAATTGCCAACAACCCTACAATGTGTGCTTACGCGGAAGCTTGTCGCCTATGGCCCACCAGCGAGAAAAGAGTATTATCTATAGGTACAGGATCCCATACTCGTAAAATTAATGGACCAGATTCACAAAAATGGGGGGCGGTACAATGGATGTTAAAAGGACAATTAATCGATTTATTATCCGATGAAAAAGTAGTTGCTTATCAAGCCATTACCATCACACAACCGGGTAAATATATTAGAGTAAACGCCGAAATGCGTACCCAACCAGGTTTACTTCAAGCGCCAGATGATGCCATGGACGATATCAGTAAAACCAATATAAAACACTTAAAGATGCTCGGCGATTTTTGGTTTAAACAATATGGAGATGCGGTGGTGGAGCTATTGAACAATAGCTATGAAGGCCCATCACTAGATAGAATTGATCCTGCAACAGGTACGCCGTTTATTTATACTCCATAA
- a CDS encoding universal stress protein has translation MKRFKNVLYVMNNHIDKPSPSLLRTVSLAKNNQADLTLLLVLPKLSLPSSAIKIGVSKGEIEKFALAREQENLQQLISELDKEVNVKAEIKIGKRYLESIRVVLAEKFDMLVKEVDKVSWLDRLITSDDMHLLRNCPCPVWLMKKDEKLNYKQVLAAVDFDSGEDESCNDELNNMIIDLGCAVSLAEFSTMHVVNAYNAPDAGFISLWVDEPDKVEKELYESEYRNSQYKMDKLLNGLKQTLGDESFNFLSLRSHIVKGVAGEELPKIAQKIEADLVVMGTIARTGIAGLVIGNTAETILNQLNSSVLAIKPKGFVSPIG, from the coding sequence ATGAAAAGGTTTAAGAACGTACTTTACGTAATGAACAATCATATTGATAAACCGTCGCCCTCTTTGTTGCGTACAGTTTCTTTAGCTAAAAATAACCAGGCAGATCTAACATTACTGCTGGTGCTGCCAAAACTTTCATTACCATCTTCTGCCATTAAAATTGGTGTTTCTAAAGGTGAAATTGAAAAATTTGCTTTAGCACGAGAACAAGAGAATTTGCAGCAGCTTATTAGCGAATTAGATAAAGAGGTTAACGTTAAAGCAGAGATTAAAATCGGTAAACGATATCTCGAAAGTATCCGCGTAGTGTTGGCTGAAAAATTTGATATGTTGGTTAAAGAAGTCGACAAAGTGAGTTGGTTAGATCGTTTGATTACCAGTGATGATATGCATCTTTTACGTAATTGCCCGTGCCCTGTTTGGTTAATGAAAAAAGATGAAAAGCTCAATTATAAGCAGGTATTGGCGGCTGTAGATTTTGATTCAGGAGAAGATGAGAGCTGTAACGATGAGCTGAATAATATGATAATCGATCTCGGTTGTGCAGTTTCGTTAGCTGAATTTTCGACTATGCATGTGGTCAATGCCTATAATGCGCCTGACGCTGGGTTTATTAGTCTGTGGGTTGATGAGCCTGATAAAGTCGAGAAAGAACTATATGAATCTGAGTATCGTAATAGTCAATATAAAATGGACAAACTGCTTAATGGTTTAAAACAAACTTTGGGGGATGAGTCCTTTAATTTTTTGTCCCTTCGCTCCCATATAGTGAAAGGAGTTGCGGGTGAAGAATTACCCAAAATTGCGCAAAAAATTGAAGCAGACTTAGTTGTGATGGGCACGATTGCTCGCACAGGAATTGCCGGCCTTGTTATTGGCAATACTGCTGAAACTATTTTAAATCAATTAAATAGCTCTGTTTTAGCAATCAAACCTAAAGGTTTTGTTTCACCCATAGGATAG
- a CDS encoding cation:proton antiporter, which yields MNLIELITESSFTEIAALLVLAALMGFIGLLLRQPLIVSFIAVGLLAGPSVLDIVQSKDQIKLLSELGIAVLLFLVGIKLDVKLIKSIGTVSVLTGLGQVAFTSLFGYFIGVAIGLEHITSLYVSVALTFSSTIIIVKLLSDKREIESLHGQIALGFLIVQDLVVVLAMIVLATIGIGAEHGTKNSSIWQVVISGVALLGFVIVFVRYIANPLTEKLAKAPELLVIYAIAQAALFAAIGDIVGLGMEVGGLLAGVSLASTPYRESIAARLAPLRDFLLLFFFIALGATLDLSLLGAHLSGAMIFSLFVLIGNPLIVMLIMGLMGYGKRTGFLAGLTVAQISEFSLIFIAMGISLGHVPQDILGLVTLVGIITIAASTYMITYSHQLYSIFAPVLGLFERTGAPREKASDEHSDDHYPVIIFGLGRLGTAIAMQLKEKGIKVLGIDFNPSAIKHWNYLGLDCEYGDATDAEFILELPLGHAHWAVSTIPHLHTGLSSEDTRRTVVQLTRSAGYKGKLAAVSQSTVDTEELTLLGVELILEPFQDTADRAANMLLEGLDVQSSI from the coding sequence ATGAATTTAATTGAGCTAATAACAGAGTCTTCATTTACAGAAATAGCCGCACTTTTAGTGTTAGCTGCACTAATGGGCTTTATTGGCTTATTATTAAGGCAACCCCTTATTGTTAGTTTTATCGCCGTTGGACTCCTTGCAGGGCCTTCGGTGCTTGATATTGTGCAATCCAAAGATCAAATTAAACTTCTTTCTGAATTAGGTATAGCAGTACTTTTATTTCTTGTAGGTATCAAATTAGATGTAAAATTAATTAAATCTATTGGTACCGTGTCTGTTCTGACTGGTCTTGGTCAAGTTGCCTTTACTTCTTTGTTTGGTTATTTCATTGGTGTGGCTATTGGCTTAGAACATATTACTAGTCTTTACGTTTCAGTCGCCCTTACTTTTTCGTCTACCATCATTATTGTTAAGCTGCTATCTGATAAACGTGAAATTGAATCTTTGCACGGGCAAATTGCCCTAGGATTTTTGATTGTGCAAGATCTTGTAGTGGTGCTAGCTATGATTGTACTGGCAACTATCGGCATAGGAGCTGAACATGGAACGAAAAACTCGTCAATTTGGCAGGTTGTTATTTCTGGCGTGGCCTTATTAGGTTTTGTCATTGTATTTGTGCGTTACATTGCCAACCCGCTTACTGAAAAACTAGCCAAAGCACCTGAGTTGTTGGTGATTTATGCCATTGCTCAAGCAGCACTATTTGCAGCCATAGGAGACATAGTCGGCTTAGGTATGGAAGTAGGTGGTTTGTTAGCTGGTGTTTCTTTAGCTTCCACCCCTTATCGAGAAAGTATTGCTGCTAGGCTCGCCCCCTTACGTGATTTTTTATTGCTGTTTTTCTTTATCGCTTTGGGGGCCACATTAGACTTATCTTTACTCGGAGCACATTTATCAGGGGCAATGATATTCTCGCTATTTGTGCTTATTGGTAACCCACTTATTGTGATGTTAATTATGGGGCTAATGGGTTATGGAAAAAGAACAGGGTTTCTTGCTGGTTTGACGGTTGCTCAAATAAGTGAGTTTTCGTTAATATTTATCGCTATGGGCATCAGTTTAGGTCACGTACCCCAAGATATACTGGGCTTAGTGACTTTGGTGGGTATTATCACCATTGCTGCTTCAACCTATATGATTACCTATTCACATCAACTCTATTCTATATTTGCGCCCGTTCTTGGTTTATTTGAGCGTACAGGTGCGCCTCGAGAAAAAGCCTCTGATGAACATAGTGATGATCATTATCCAGTGATTATATTTGGTTTGGGACGCCTTGGTACAGCGATTGCGATGCAACTCAAAGAAAAAGGCATCAAGGTGTTGGGCATTGATTTTAATCCGTCGGCGATAAAACATTGGAATTATTTAGGTTTAGATTGTGAATACGGCGATGCAACCGACGCTGAATTTATCCTTGAGTTACCTTTAGGTCATGCTCACTGGGCTGTGTCGACTATTCCTCACTTACATACTGGTTTGTCGTCTGAGGATACCCGAAGAACCGTGGTTCAGTTAACCCGTTCGGCTGGCTATAAAGGTAAACTTGCTGCGGTTTCACAAAGTACTGTTGACACTGAAGAGTTAACCTTGCTTGGAGTTGAGCTTATTTTAGAGCCCTTTCAGGATACTGCAGATCGAGCGGCGAATATGCTTTTAGAAGGTCTTGATGTGCAATCAAGTATATAG
- a CDS encoding LysR family transcriptional regulator, which yields MRLSLEQLAAFCAVANEKSFSAAARKLGKSQSALSIAVANLEIDLAVSLFDRSGRYPVLTAHGESLLRDAEAILHQCSSMENRANSLAAELESQLTIAIDDTIPFQLLNHNLAGFADTFPFVDLNILHPSSQYIQQLIEKGDASLGIMCAGTHYPKNIQFKRLGNIVFTNVVQRNHPLAQLEQVNFDQLSQHRQLVYLPLQDKLPTSEYLNGTNQWRMESYLALMNMLCAGMGWATVPKQLIVDLQLQEQVTELQLSSYPHTEWTVGVDLVWSSSERLGQAGNWLRDALSLTSI from the coding sequence ATGCGTCTATCTCTGGAACAATTAGCTGCTTTTTGTGCGGTAGCCAATGAAAAATCCTTTTCTGCTGCGGCTCGTAAATTGGGTAAATCTCAATCTGCTTTAAGTATTGCTGTGGCTAATTTAGAGATTGACTTGGCTGTGAGTTTATTTGATCGCAGTGGCCGCTATCCAGTGCTGACTGCTCATGGAGAATCTTTGCTTCGAGATGCCGAGGCTATTTTGCATCAATGTTCGTCCATGGAGAACCGAGCCAATAGCTTAGCGGCTGAACTGGAAAGCCAGCTAACCATCGCTATCGATGACACTATTCCTTTTCAATTGTTGAATCATAATTTAGCAGGGTTTGCTGATACATTTCCTTTTGTTGACTTAAACATTCTGCATCCCTCGTCGCAGTATATTCAACAACTTATCGAAAAAGGCGATGCTTCACTGGGTATTATGTGTGCAGGTACTCACTATCCTAAAAATATCCAATTTAAAAGACTAGGTAATATAGTTTTTACTAATGTAGTGCAACGAAATCACCCTTTAGCACAATTAGAACAAGTGAATTTTGATCAGCTTAGTCAGCATAGACAATTAGTATATTTACCTTTGCAAGATAAGCTGCCCACCAGTGAATATCTGAACGGGACGAATCAATGGAGAATGGAAAGTTATTTGGCGTTGATGAATATGCTATGTGCAGGTATGGGTTGGGCCACAGTGCCTAAACAATTGATTGTTGATTTACAGTTACAAGAGCAAGTCACAGAATTGCAGCTGTCTTCATACCCGCATACCGAATGGACAGTGGGCGTAGATTTAGTCTGGTCCTCAAGTGAACGCCTTGGACAGGCAGGCAACTGGTTACGTGATGCCCTAAGCTTAACTTCAATATAA